GCCTGTAAAACCGTCCTTATAGCCTTGCTTGAGCACAAATGCCTTAATAAACCTATCTATAGTCTTGCGTATAGCCCGCGCCAGAGACATCTTTCTTTTATCGCGAAACCATTTCCTGGCCTCAAAATTGGTCTGATGGTTTACCTTACTAACCATATCAGCAATGTCCTTATAAGCCAAATGAATCAGCTCTCCTTTAAGGCGCATGCGTTTTCCTGCCATAACAGCCGGCGGATGATATTCTTCTTCTTTGTATCTGAATTCCGATTTTTTAAAAAGTTTTGTTTTGGCATTGGGATACCATCCGCCGTATTGTATCCAATACCCTCCTATATAGTTTCTGTGGGGAATATCGTATCCATTGTGCTTGAAACCGGATTCAATTAAAGAAATTATTTCTTGGGCTAATTCAGGCGTCACCCTTTCATCGCTGTCCAAGCTAAGTATATATTCATTTTTGGCCAAATCATAAGCAAAATTTCTGTGTATGCCTTCATTATCCCATTTCCGCTGACATATATTGGATGTGTATTTTTTCACAAGCTCAAGTGTATTATCTTTGCTAAAGTCATCCACAATAACAATATCATCACACCATATCACGCTATCAAGACAGTCAATAATCTTATCAGCGGAATTCTTAGTCAATGTAACAACTGATAATGGGTATTTTTTCATAGTCCCTCTTATTTATGTTGCTGATTGTTCAATTAATGATACGGTTACAGCAAATAGCAACGATACGGTTCCGGACAGATTAAAAGATAAAAGCCAATATAATTTATGATACGGTTAGTGTATTAATTAAGAAAATTTCAAATCACTTCCAGATCCTTCGCGGCCAACGCCTGCTCCGATTATTGCCGCTCTGGATGACATAAGGGTCACGTCCAGATCCTTCGCGGCTCACTCTTGCCCCGATTATCGCCGCTCTGGATGACAGGCGCATGACACTGGCCCCGCCCCCCGCTGCTCTGGATGACACGTGGGTTACCCCCTGTCATTCAGAGGAGCGCCGAAGGCGCGACGAAGAATCCAGTACTCATTTCACTCCCAGATCCTTCGCTAACGAAGCTTACCTCGCTGATACCGCTCTGGATGACACAGGGGTCACGTCCAGATCCTTCGCGGCTTACTCTGGCCTCGCAGCCTGCCGCTCTGGATGACACATGGGCAACGTCTGTCATTGGGAGCGAAGCGAGGGATCTAGTACTCTCACTTCAAACGACAAGTACGAGTCACTCCAATTAAAGATGGTGCCCCTACCGCGACTCGAACACGGCCACATGGTTTAGGAAACCACTGCTCTATCCATCTGAGCTATAGGGGCAATTAGAATCAAAATCTCAATATATTATTTGTGAAAAAACTTTATAGCCCTGCAATTTTTGCCTGCCGCATAGGTCGCTAAGCTCAATCGCGAATGCCAGCTCAACAATCTTGGCATTAAGGGTATTCACCAAATCGCATACTGCTTTGGCGGTCCCGCCTGTTGCCAAAAGGTCATCAACTATCAAAACACGCTCATTAGCTTTAAGGCCGTCTTCATGAATACACAGTGTATCCGTGCCGTATTCAAGCTCATATTGGACTGATACGGTTTTATATGGCAGTTTGCCTTTTTTACGAACAGGCACAAAACCGGCGCCAAGTTTATAGGCAATCGCTCCGCCAAAAATAAAACCCCTGGCATCAATAGCAACTACCTTATCAATCGCGCTTTGGGCATATCGCGTGGCGAATACGTCAATAATATCTTTGAAGTTTTGGCCTCGCGATAAAAGGGTGGTAATATCCCTGAATATTATCCCTTCCTTTGGAAAATCTTTTATATCCCGTATCCATTGCTTAAAATCGTTTGTCACAGAGACACGCCCTCTCCGGAGCCGTTTTTGATAGCGTCTTCAATGATAAGCTCCTTAAGCTGTTTGATGGCCCTAAACTCTATCTGACGAACCCGCTCTTTTGTTATTTTAAGTTTTTTGGCGATTTCCTGCAGTGTGAGAATATCGTTGCCGTCTATACCAAATCTCAAAAGCAGTATCCTCTTGTCTCTATCGCGCAAACAGGTAAGCAGTTTCTGTATTCTTTCATCCCTGAAAGTTTCAGCCAATCTCTCATCAGGTAATGTAGCCGACTCATCCTCAATAAGCTCTAAAAATTTACCCGTGTCTTCATCACCTATAGGGGTTTCTATTGATGTCGGCTGGACATTGGCTATCCGGGCTATCTTGTTTATCTTTTTTTCAGACAGCCGCATCTTTCTGGCTATTTCTTTGGCAGTAGGCGTGCGGGAATGCTTATGGTTGAGTTCTTCTATAGCCTTTTTATAACGCACTATCAGTTCATTCATATATACAGGCACCCTGATAGTCTTTGCCTGGTTTGAGATGGCCCTCATCATATATTGTTTTATCCACCAGGCGGCATATGTGGAAAACCTGTAACCTTTTTTGGGGTCAAATTTCTTTACAGCCTTCATAAGGCCCATATTACCCTCTTCAATAAGGTCAAGCAGAGGAAGCCCTGTATATATAAATTTTTTCGCGATACTTACCACAAGCCTTAAGTTGGACTGTATCATAAGCCTTGTCGCGCGGAGCTCATTCCTCTTGATACGCGTAGAAAGTTTTATCTCCTCGTCATGGCTTAACAGGGGAAAACTCTCTATGTCCTTAAAATAAAGCATCAGGACACTCTTATCGGGCATATTGTAGTCTCCTGTTCAAAAAAAGTTTTACTTGTTGTCCAAATCAATATCTTTCAAGGTATCAAACGTATTTACGCCTCCAGGCAGGCTTTTTTAAAAAGCTTTGCCCGGAGGCACCATCACGCTTGAACAATAGACGTTATTTCTTTAAAACAGCATGCGCCGCGGCCAATCTTGCCACAGGCACACGGTATGGCGAACAGCTTACATAGTCCAGGCCTATCTTGTGGCAGAATTCAACGCTGGCTGGATCTCCGCCGTGTTCACCGCAGATACCGATTTTAAGGCCCGGCTTAACCGACCTGCCGCGGTCAACGCCTATTTTCATGAACTGGCCTATGCCTGCCGTGTCAATCGTGGCAAACGGGTCATTTTCAAGTATGCCGTCCTGTATATAAGAGGGCAAAAACTTTCCTACATCATCCCTTGAAAAACCAAAACCCATCTGTGTCAGGTCATTGGTACCGAAGCTAAAGAACTCTGCCTCGGCGGCAATTTCATTGGCTGTAAGCGCGGCGCGGGGTATCTCTATCATGGTGCCTATGAGATACTGCATACGCACTTTATGCTTGGCCAAAACCGACTGGCATACTTCTTCGGCATGTTTTTTCGTGAATATAAGTTCATTGACATGGCCGACAAGAGGTATCATTATTTCGGGTATTATTTTCTGCCCGTTCTTGGCAAGCTCGCATGCCGCTTCCATTATGGCCCGCACCTGCATCCTGTATATCTCGGGATACGTGATACCGAGCCTGCATCCGCGGTGGCCGAGCATGGGATTAAGCTCGTGCAGTTTCTGGCATACTGTCAATATTTGTTTCCTGTCAACCTTCATCATCCTTGCCATCTCATCTACGTCTTTATCTGTATTGGGCAAGAATTCATGAAGCGGCGGGTCAAGAAGCCTGATTGTCACAGGTTTTCCTTTCATTACTTTGAATATGCCTTTAAAGTCGTTTTTCTGGAAAGGCATAAGTTTGGAAAGCGCCTTTTCACGGCTTTCCTTGTCTTCGGCAAGTATCATTTCCCTGACAAGAGGTATCCTTTCTTTGCCAAAGAACATATGCTCTGTTCTGCAAAGCCCGATGCCTTCGGCGCCGAAATTAACGGCCACTTCGGCATCAAGGGGCGTGTCGGCATTGGTCCTGACCTTGAGCTTTCTGACTTTATCAGCCCAATCCATCAGTATCTTGAAACTGCCCGTTACCTTAGGCTCAATAAGATTTACCTGGCCGAGTATGACCTCGCCGGTATTTCCATTAAGCGTTATATAATCGCCTTCAACTATTTTTTTGTCTTTGGCGATAAAGTATTTGTCCTTTACGTGAACAGATATGCCGTTACAGCCTACCACACAGCATTTACCCATACCGCGCCCTACAACAGCGGCGTGCGATGTCATGCCGCCAAAGGCCGTCAATATGCCCTGTGCCACAGCCATACCGCCTATGTCATCAGGGGATGTCTCAAGCCTTACAAGCACGACCTTTTCGCCTTTACCTGCCAATTCTTCGGCCCTATCAGCGGTAAACACGACCTTGCCGACAGCAGCGCCCGGTGAAGCCGGAAGGCCTTTGGCAATAGGGCTTACCTTCGCCTTTGGGTCTATCATCGGATGAAGCATCTGATCAAGCTGGCTTGGCTGGACCCTTAAAACAGCCTGTTCTTTTGTAATAAGGCCTTCGGATACCATGTCAACAGCAATCTTGAGGGCCGCTTGCGCGGTGCGCTTGCCATTCCTGGTCTGAAGCATATAAAGCTTTTTCTCCTGGATGGTAAACTCTATATCCTGCATGTCCTTGTAATGGCGCTCAAGTTTCTTGTATATGGAAACCAGCTCAAGATACGCCCTCGGCATGGTCTTTTTGAGGTCATCTATCGGATGCGGCGTCCTTATACCGGCAACAACGTCTTCTCCCTGGGCATTCATCAGATATTCGCCATAAAACTTTTTAGCGCCTGTGCCGGGGTCTCTTGTAAAAGCGACACCGGTGCCTGAATCTTCGCCGAGGTTACCGTAAACCATGGTTTGTATATTAACGGCTGTCCCCCAGGTATGCGGTATATTATTTAAGTTTCTATATTTTATCGCGCGGTCATTGTTCCATGAGCCGAATACGGCGTCTATGGCCATCTTCAACTGCCGCATGGGATCTTCTGGAAAAGAAAACCCTTTTTCCTTTTTTATCAACGCCTTATATTTAGATACGATATCTTTTAAGTCATTCGTATCAAGTTCCGTGTCAAGCTTGACGTTTTTCTGGACCTTTTTCGCATGCAGTATCTCTTCAAACTTGGCATGCTCAACGTCAAGAACGACATCGCCGAACATCTGGCAGAACCTGCGATAGGCGTCATAGGCAAAACGCTCATTACCGGATTTCTCGGCAAGCCCTTTAACGGATGTATCATTTAACCCAAGGTTAAGCACCGTGTCCATCATACCCGGCATAGACACCCTGGCGCCTGACCGCACCGATACCAAAAGCGGGTCTTTAGGATCGCCGAGTTTCTTGCCCATTACGGATTCCAGCTTGCGCAGGTTATTTTCCACCTGCTCCATCATGCCCTGGGGGTACTTTTTATTGTTTTCATAAAATTTTATACACGCCTCTGTTGTTATGGTAAATCCCGGAGGCACAGGTATGCCCATAAGCGCCATTTCGGCAAGATTAGAGCCCTTGCCGCCGATAAGATTTTTCATAGACGCGTTTCCCTCGGTCTTATTGCCTCCGAAGAAGTAAACGTATTTTAACTTCTTGCCGGACTTGACCGCCTTTTTCTTTGATGCGACTGCAACTGCCATTTACTCTTCCTCCTTTAAATCAGCGCCTTTGCCTTTTAGAGCAAACAGTTCGCCTTATTTACCCTGCCGCGGTTTTACAGCAGGGCCTTTGCGTGAATTATCTTTATTTTCAACCGCTATCAATGACAAATTCGCTATATTGTCCGTATAAAGCTTATTGATAGCGGACAACAAGGCCAAACGGTTGGCCCTGACACGCTTATCGTCAACGTTTACCATCACTTTATCAAAATAATCCCCAAGATCGCCGGATAGCGCCGCTGCAATATTATCCGTCGCTTTGGAGAAAAGGCCCTCTTTGCATAGAGCCATAAATTCGTCTTTTGTGTTGTTAAACCCGCCAAAGACCTTATTTTCCTGTTCCTGGGAAAACAATTTTTCGTCTATCTCCGGAAGGCTTATGCCCGCCGCCGCGACGATATTGTGTGTCCTTTCAACAATAACACGCGCCTGTTCAAATTCAGGACTATTGATTATACTATTTAACTCATTTAATTTCAAGCAAGTTTTATATATATCATCCGCTCCGCTTGCCATTACGGATTCTATCAGGTCATGGCGGTATTGCCCCTTAGCTTTCAGGATTGATACAAGCCTGTCTTTTAAAAATAATTGTATTGCCTGCCGGCATTTGGATTTTGTTTCAGAGCCGGCATACTGCTCAAGGCAGAAGTCAATGACCCCTGATAAAGACAATGATTTTTTAGTTTCCATGAGGATCAAAATTATTCCTATTGCCTGGCGCCTTAAAGCGTATGGATCCCAATTACCTTTGGGGGATTTGCCTATGCTAAAATAAGACACGATATTATCAAATTTATCGGCAAGCGAAAACAGCGAACCCATATCCGTGGAAGGCAGTTTGTCCGAGGCAAAACGCGGAAGATAGTGCTCGGATATGGCCCGGGAAACAGCGTCTGGATATCCGCTGTCCTTGGCGTAATACATGCCCATAATTCCCTGCAGGCTCGGGAATTCTCTGACCATAGACGTAAGCAGGTCTGCCTTAAGCAAAGGCGCGGCCTTGGCAATATCATTTTCATCAATGCCGGGATAATAATTCCGCGATATAAAGAGCGCTATTTTTTTTATCCTTTGCGCCTTATCGTGAATTGTCCCCAGGCCTTTGTAAAAAACTATGCCGTCAAGGCCTTGTGCCCATTCCGTAAGCGGCTTTTTTGTGTCTGATTTATAGAAAAACAGCGCGTCTTTAAGTCTTGCCTCAAGAACGTTTTCAAAGTTTTTGATTATTTGTTTTGTGTTTTTTTTGGCCCCGTTCAATACCCCTGCGAAGCGGCTGGCAAGGGCTGAATTTTTATCTTCAAGGCAGAATATCCTCTGATGTTTGGACATGGCGGCAAGCAGGACCTCGCGCGGTATCTGAAGATATTTTTTGTCAAAAGAGCCTTCTATAAAACAGGGCTTTTCAACGAGATTGACCACCTCGGAAAGCAATTCGTCATTTGGATGCCAGCGTTTTTTCTCAAGGAAAGAAAGAATGATCTTTCTTCGCTCATTATTGTCCCAGACAACATGATTTTTCTTAAGAGTTTTAAAATAATGGCAGGGATTTTTTACTTTTATAAAATCCCTGCCGAGAAACCTGTGGCCGCGGGTGGCATTTGACGATTTTATGCCGGCATATTCAAACGACAATACCTTGTCTCCGAACAGGGCCACAATCCATCTGATGGGCCTTGAAAAAGCCGCCCCTGTGCCATTCCATCTCATTGTTTTGGCAAAATTCATAAGGCCTGCTATTTTGGCAAGCGCAGAAGGCAGTATTCCGGCATTTGATATATCCTGTCTTTTGATTGAAACCCTCAAATCTCCGGAGCCGGCGGCGGCAGGCTTTATAATGTCGCTTATAGCGGCATTGTTCTTTTTAAGAAACGCCTCCAGGGCCTTGGTCGGCCTGTTCTGCTCATCATAGGCTATCCTTACAGGCGGGCCTTCAATAAGCATATCCTGGCAAAGCGGTATATCGCTTATATGCAGTATAAGCCTGCGCGGCGTCGCGTAGGCGGATGCCTTGCTGTATTTTATATTGTTTGAGAGAAATAAAGCCTCTATGGGACTGCCTTTACGAAAAGCCAGCGACTCAAGCGCCGCGTCAAGGTCATGGGACGGCAGTTCCTCTGTGCCTATTTCAAGTATCAGATCTGTTGTGCTCATTTTGTTCCATGTAAAGCCTGGCGCAGGCGCGGGCAAGTTCGCGCACCCTGGCTATATAAGAAGCTCTCTCGGTAACCGAGACCGCGCCGCGGGCATCTAAAAGGTTAAAGGTATGTGATGTTTTAAGCATATATTCATAAGCAGGAAGCAGAAGCCCGGTTTTTATAAGCCTGGCTGATTCTTTCTCATAAATATCAAAAAGCCCTGCCGCCATTACGGGATCAAGTTGTTCAAAATTGTACGCGGAGCCTTCTTTTTCCTGTTGATAATGCATATCCGCGTATGTAGTATCCTTGTTCCATTGTATGGAAAAAACATCGGTTTTACGCTGTAAAAACATGGCTATTCTCTCAAGCCCGTATGTTATCTCACACGAAACATTCTTAAGCTCAATTCCGCCCATCTGCTGGAAATATGTAAATTGCGTTATCTCAAGGCTGTCAAGCCAGACCTCCCAGCCAAGCCCGCTGGCTCCAAGCGTAGGCGATTCCCAGTCATCCTGGACAAACCTTATGTCATGCTGTCTGCAGTCTATGCCGATATGACGCAGGCTGGCAAGGTATGATTCCTGTATATCGCAAGGAGCGGGTTTTATCAGGACCTGATACTGATAGTATCTCTGCATCCTTAAAGGGTTATCGGCAAACCTTCCGTCAGCCGGCCTGCGCGAAGGCTGGACGAAGCCTACACGCCATGGTTTATCGTCAAGGCTTTTGAAAAAAGTCAAAGGATGAAATGTGCCTGCACCGATTTCAATATCATAGCCATGGGCTATTACCGCGCCGGCCTGTTTCCAGAATCCGTTAAGCCTTTCTATAATATCATGAAAATATATCATAATGTCCTTGTGCTATTTCTTGCGCTCGCCTGCCCGTCACGCAAGGGGCAGTACCAGATCCTTCGCGGCCTACTCTGGCCTCGCCTCCTGCCGCTCTGGATGACAGACAGAGTACGTCTATCATTCCGAGCGAAGCGAGGAATCTAATACTTGTCTGCCCGCTACGCAAGGGGCAGTACCAGATCCTTCGCGGCCAAGGCGTGCTCTGCCTTCCGCCGCTCTGGATGACATAATATGACTCGTGCCCCGCTTATTGCCGCTCTGGATGACATAATATGACTCATGCCCCGCTTATTGCCGCTCTGGATGACAGACAGAGTACGTCTGTCATTCCGAGCGAAGCGAGGAATCTAATACTCGCCTTACTCATCAATACTTGTCTCAACATGTTGCGCCATAAGCTCGCCAACCTGATACGGCACCTTGGTAATAAAATAATGCTCGGTGATAACATGGCCCAGCTCATGCGCCATGATACCGCGCGCTATGGTGCTTTCGCAGGTATATATTGTTTTGAGAGCATGTATATAATAAGATACCAGTTCCTGGCCTTCTATTTTTTTACCAATCCGGACAAGGTTGTCATTAAGCTGTTTTTGATTTTTTAATATCCTTATATCAATCTTGACATTTCTCGGATACATATCCAATATTCTGCAAGCCTTTAAGAAAAGGCTGTCAAATTCATCGGCAAAGCCTTTGTCTGTATAAGGTTTTGATGAGCCGAACAATCCAAACAATGAGTCACCCGATGAAGCTATGCGCCTAAAAGTTTTTTCCTTATTGACATCAGCGCCTACAATAAGCCTTACATATTTGCCGTCAATGTATTGCGCTAAGGTTTCAGAATTTGTATCCTGCCCAAGGCAAATGCCCACGTTCAAAAGACAGGCGGCCAGGCAAAGAGATATCGCGATCCCCGTCGTTTTAATCATTTACCGTCGGTTTTAAAATAATTTAATTTTTCAGACAGTTCTTTTATTCTGCCGGCTAAATTACCCAGCCCGTTTTCCAGAAAATTGCCGGGATTATTCTTATCTATCTTTGATATGTCATCATTAATGCCTGACATTATTTTTTTCA
This sequence is a window from Candidatus Omnitrophota bacterium. Protein-coding genes within it:
- a CDS encoding RNA polymerase sigma factor RpoD/SigA, producing the protein MPDKSVLMLYFKDIESFPLLSHDEEIKLSTRIKRNELRATRLMIQSNLRLVVSIAKKFIYTGLPLLDLIEEGNMGLMKAVKKFDPKKGYRFSTYAAWWIKQYMMRAISNQAKTIRVPVYMNELIVRYKKAIEELNHKHSRTPTAKEIARKMRLSEKKINKIARIANVQPTSIETPIGDEDTGKFLELIEDESATLPDERLAETFRDERIQKLLTCLRDRDKRILLLRFGIDGNDILTLQEIAKKLKITKERVRQIEFRAIKQLKELIIEDAIKNGSGEGVSL
- the ppdK gene encoding pyruvate, phosphate dikinase translates to MAVAVASKKKAVKSGKKLKYVYFFGGNKTEGNASMKNLIGGKGSNLAEMALMGIPVPPGFTITTEACIKFYENNKKYPQGMMEQVENNLRKLESVMGKKLGDPKDPLLVSVRSGARVSMPGMMDTVLNLGLNDTSVKGLAEKSGNERFAYDAYRRFCQMFGDVVLDVEHAKFEEILHAKKVQKNVKLDTELDTNDLKDIVSKYKALIKKEKGFSFPEDPMRQLKMAIDAVFGSWNNDRAIKYRNLNNIPHTWGTAVNIQTMVYGNLGEDSGTGVAFTRDPGTGAKKFYGEYLMNAQGEDVVAGIRTPHPIDDLKKTMPRAYLELVSIYKKLERHYKDMQDIEFTIQEKKLYMLQTRNGKRTAQAALKIAVDMVSEGLITKEQAVLRVQPSQLDQMLHPMIDPKAKVSPIAKGLPASPGAAVGKVVFTADRAEELAGKGEKVVLVRLETSPDDIGGMAVAQGILTAFGGMTSHAAVVGRGMGKCCVVGCNGISVHVKDKYFIAKDKKIVEGDYITLNGNTGEVILGQVNLIEPKVTGSFKILMDWADKVRKLKVRTNADTPLDAEVAVNFGAEGIGLCRTEHMFFGKERIPLVREMILAEDKESREKALSKLMPFQKNDFKGIFKVMKGKPVTIRLLDPPLHEFLPNTDKDVDEMARMMKVDRKQILTVCQKLHELNPMLGHRGCRLGITYPEIYRMQVRAIMEAACELAKNGQKIIPEIMIPLVGHVNELIFTKKHAEEVCQSVLAKHKVRMQYLIGTMIEIPRAALTANEIAAEAEFFSFGTNDLTQMGFGFSRDDVGKFLPSYIQDGILENDPFATIDTAGIGQFMKIGVDRGRSVKPGLKIGICGEHGGDPASVEFCHKIGLDYVSCSPYRVPVARLAAAHAVLKK
- a CDS encoding glycosyltransferase family 2 protein, yielding MKKYPLSVVTLTKNSADKIIDCLDSVIWCDDIVIVDDFSKDNTLELVKKYTSNICQRKWDNEGIHRNFAYDLAKNEYILSLDSDERVTPELAQEIISLIESGFKHNGYDIPHRNYIGGYWIQYGGWYPNAKTKLFKKSEFRYKEEEYHPPAVMAGKRMRLKGELIHLAYKDIADMVSKVNHQTNFEARKWFRDKRKMSLARAIRKTIDRFIKAFVLKQGYKDGFTGFMLALMGGFYQILAYAKYAELKEKSEKTC
- a CDS encoding glycine--tRNA ligase subunit alpha translates to MYFHDIIERLNGFWKQAGAVIAHGYDIEIGAGTFHPLTFFKSLDDKPWRVGFVQPSRRPADGRFADNPLRMQRYYQYQVLIKPAPCDIQESYLASLRHIGIDCRQHDIRFVQDDWESPTLGASGLGWEVWLDSLEITQFTYFQQMGGIELKNVSCEITYGLERIAMFLQRKTDVFSIQWNKDTTYADMHYQQEKEGSAYNFEQLDPVMAAGLFDIYEKESARLIKTGLLLPAYEYMLKTSHTFNLLDARGAVSVTERASYIARVRELARACARLYMEQNEHNRSDT
- a CDS encoding adenine phosphoribosyltransferase, with protein sequence MTNDFKQWIRDIKDFPKEGIIFRDITTLLSRGQNFKDIIDVFATRYAQSAIDKVVAIDARGFIFGGAIAYKLGAGFVPVRKKGKLPYKTVSVQYELEYGTDTLCIHEDGLKANERVLIVDDLLATGGTAKAVCDLVNTLNAKIVELAFAIELSDLCGRQKLQGYKVFSQIIY
- the glyS gene encoding glycine--tRNA ligase subunit beta, yielding MSTTDLILEIGTEELPSHDLDAALESLAFRKGSPIEALFLSNNIKYSKASAYATPRRLILHISDIPLCQDMLIEGPPVRIAYDEQNRPTKALEAFLKKNNAAISDIIKPAAAGSGDLRVSIKRQDISNAGILPSALAKIAGLMNFAKTMRWNGTGAAFSRPIRWIVALFGDKVLSFEYAGIKSSNATRGHRFLGRDFIKVKNPCHYFKTLKKNHVVWDNNERRKIILSFLEKKRWHPNDELLSEVVNLVEKPCFIEGSFDKKYLQIPREVLLAAMSKHQRIFCLEDKNSALASRFAGVLNGAKKNTKQIIKNFENVLEARLKDALFFYKSDTKKPLTEWAQGLDGIVFYKGLGTIHDKAQRIKKIALFISRNYYPGIDENDIAKAAPLLKADLLTSMVREFPSLQGIMGMYYAKDSGYPDAVSRAISEHYLPRFASDKLPSTDMGSLFSLADKFDNIVSYFSIGKSPKGNWDPYALRRQAIGIILILMETKKSLSLSGVIDFCLEQYAGSETKSKCRQAIQLFLKDRLVSILKAKGQYRHDLIESVMASGADDIYKTCLKLNELNSIINSPEFEQARVIVERTHNIVAAAGISLPEIDEKLFSQEQENKVFGGFNNTKDEFMALCKEGLFSKATDNIAAALSGDLGDYFDKVMVNVDDKRVRANRLALLSAINKLYTDNIANLSLIAVENKDNSRKGPAVKPRQGK